From Dethiosulfovibrio russensis, a single genomic window includes:
- a CDS encoding protein-export chaperone SecB, whose product MTISTGCVLRFTDYKLERACFEGNPNYEKREGMIPLDLSLNREMKSISENSFSLSISVDVFEKPRENNYPFSVGVTVSGFFQVDDSVGLDLKNKLIETNAAAILFPYVRSIISQITLMANTDSTLILPPVNFVEMLRSEETKKTSE is encoded by the coding sequence ATGACGATTTCGACCGGTTGTGTTCTTAGATTTACGGATTATAAGCTTGAACGGGCTTGCTTTGAGGGGAATCCAAACTATGAAAAAAGAGAAGGGATGATTCCTCTAGATTTAAGCTTAAACCGTGAGATGAAAAGCATAAGCGAAAATAGTTTTTCTCTATCGATCTCCGTCGATGTATTTGAAAAACCAAGAGAAAATAATTATCCTTTTTCCGTCGGTGTTACCGTTTCAGGCTTTTTTCAAGTGGACGACAGCGTCGGTCTAGATCTAAAAAACAAGCTTATAGAAACGAACGCCGCAGCGATTCTGTTCCCATACGTAAGATCTATAATCTCTCAGATCACATTGATGGCGAATACCGATAGCACCTTGATCCTCCCCCCCGTCAACTTTGTGGAAATGCTAAGGTCAGAGGAAACGAAAAAAACCTCGGAATGA
- a CDS encoding DUF6883 domain-containing protein — translation MASLNNLTIEIPEAKIFRYALNEQHPSGKHKAFVFESVLGFNSSNGDKLIEKIKAAVLQNVDRLTEKGCTPDGSLRYELILEIEGENGRVAKVLTAWQKIGSTLRLVTTHVCKNR, via the coding sequence TTGGCTAGTTTAAATAATCTGACCATAGAGATTCCTGAGGCTAAGATTTTCAGGTATGCTCTGAACGAGCAGCACCCTTCGGGGAAACATAAGGCTTTTGTTTTCGAATCGGTATTAGGCTTTAATTCGTCTAATGGAGATAAGCTGATAGAAAAAATAAAGGCTGCTGTGTTGCAAAATGTAGACAGACTAACGGAAAAGGGTTGTACTCCGGATGGATCGTTGCGTTATGAATTGATACTCGAAATTGAGGGAGAAAACGGTCGAGTAGCTAAGGTGCTAACAGCTTGGCAAAAAATAGGCAGTACTTTAAGGTTGGTGACGACACATGTATGCAAAAATAGATGA